The Knoellia sp. S7-12 region GGCGATGGTCAACACGCGGCCCAACCCTAGTCGGGTGAGCACACGGCATACGCCGTCCCTAGACTCACCCGGGTGACCAAGAAGCAGGAACGCGACCGCGCACGACGACGGTGGGAGAAGCAGCAGGCAAACCTTGCCGCTCGCGACGAAAGGCGAGGGCGCAACAAGCGCGTTGCCGCCATCGTCGCAACCGTGGCGATCATCGTGGCGCTCGTGGGTGGGTTGGCTCTGGCGCTCAAGCCCGAGGAGCCCGCCAGGCCCCAACAGACCGCCGCTGGCTGCGACCAGCCGCCCCAGCCCTTGGGCACGTCAGCCAAGCTCGAGCTGCCCAACAAGGCCACGGCCAAGGGCGCGACGTGGACGGCCACGCTGACGACGAACTGCGGTGACATCGTCGTCGACCTCGACGGAGCCAAGGCGCCCCAGGCCGTCGCGTCGTTCATCCAGCTGGCTCGTGCGGACTACTGGCTCAACTCCCCTTGCCACCGACTCGGTGTCGGCGACGGGTTCAAACTCCTTCAGTGTGGCGACCCGACCGGTGCCGGCGATGGCACGCCCGGCTACGGCTTCGGAGTGGAGAACGCGCCCAAGGACGGCAAATACGCCCGCGGGCAGCTCGCGATGGCGCGCACCAAGGACCCCAA contains the following coding sequences:
- a CDS encoding peptidylprolyl isomerase yields the protein MTKKQERDRARRRWEKQQANLAARDERRGRNKRVAAIVATVAIIVALVGGLALALKPEEPARPQQTAAGCDQPPQPLGTSAKLELPNKATAKGATWTATLTTNCGDIVVDLDGAKAPQAVASFIQLARADYWLNSPCHRLGVGDGFKLLQCGDPTGAGDGTPGYGFGVENAPKDGKYARGQLAMARTKDPKAGNGGQFFIINGDTSLPDANGYSIFGTVTKGLDIVDKVAAAGVQPGGESETIGAPKAPISILRVAVTEKKA